The following DNA comes from Brassica oleracea var. oleracea cultivar TO1000 chromosome C5, BOL, whole genome shotgun sequence.
AGGGAGTGTTATGAACTAGATTGTGGAAGACTCATAACCAAGAGATTATGATTTGTAATCTTTTCATTTATCTATGACGGTGTAATCTCCTATACAAAGAACTTATGAATAATGATAGATTTTTATTTGATGATTGTGAAAATAGCAGATTTTACCAAAAGAATAGCAAAATGAGATTATAAATTTTTTTTTTTTTAAACATTTTAAAAGGTTTTCAACTTTTCATAATGAAATATTTTTGGATTCTTTTCTACATGACAGCTGGAAAAACAAAAAAAAACATAAAATTAAGGAGAACCGAAATAAACCACAACCACATCCCTTCTACTAAACCGGGTTAGCCTTAATCCTAACACGAAGAGGACACAAACAACAAAACAGAAGCCATTTGCCGACAAATCTGCCGGAGCTTTACCGAAGAGAAGCCACATAGACTAAGAAAGCCGCCGCCAGAGTTCCGAAGAGAAAAGCCAATACGAAAGAGCAACGTCCGAAGGAGATCTGAGAAACTGGAGAAGACAAGGAGAGGCGAGACCACAACCATCACCAAAACGAGGACGGAGAAGTCACCGGATCTAAAGAACACAAAAGAAAAGGAGTAAAAGCGCAGGGACCAGAGGAGGAAAACATATCAGACCGAATTTTCCTGTTCGAGAGGATAGGCCGAGACCTCACCCCTCCACCGACTCGTCTTCACAGCCACAGAGAACCCTAACCTTAGAAGAGACTTCACCCCTTCGCCACCGTCCTCAAAGCAAACCGCAAATCAAGGAGATACCCGTGGTTTCGTTCTGTAGCAAAGCCCGCCCCTATGTTACGCCTCGTCATCGATGGACCTCCACCGCCTCGCCGTTAGACCAGAATGGCACGACCGCCATGGATCTTCTGGAAAGTAACGAGGAGACCTAGGGGAACACGACTCAGATCCGCCCCCACGATTCGGAGGCGTGAGGTCCTTACCGCCGCACCACCATAACACCATCCGACGCCTCAGATATAGAACACCATAGCCACCAGGAAGAGAAAAGGACCGCTATTTAAGGACATGGTTGGCTGGAAAACAGAGAAGAGAAAGAAAAAGGTAAGAAACGAGCCCTCTCACGGCCTCCGGTGAAAACCGGCACCGGAGAGGCAAAAAACGGTGGAGATTTTCCATGGTCATAGATTTCCATATTTCATTCCTTAAATGTAATTCATGACCATTAAATTTGGAATAAAATCTTAGAAACTATTATTGAGATATGACTACTTGGACATACATAAGATAAACACGTGAGTTTTCCTGGGTGTGAAGATATAAATCAAATTCATCCATAAATATAATCTTTCTTTGACATTACAATTACATATAGAATTCAACATTTTAATAAGATTTTTGTACTAAAATGATATCTTTACCATATGTACTCGAAGTTCGGTTGGTGACTGGGTGAACAAAATAAAAGATTAAATAGAAGTCAAAGATACGAAATTAAAAAAAAAAGGGAAATTAAGTTAAAGATTTGAAAAGTTAATGAATGGTAAAAAACAGGATAAAACCTATACAGTTTGTTACGTGTCCTAACTCTATCCTTTAGAACTGAACAAAATTCGCCATGAACCAAGAGAAGTACAATCCAGTGAATCACTGTAAGATAATCAGACGCCGCACACAATCATCGACGACCTCCTTAACGTATGTAGGAGGAAACTTAGAGATGCCTCCCATCGATCTCATCATCGAGATACTCCAGAGACTACCAGCAAAAACCATTGCGAAATTGCGTTGCGTCTCGAAGCAATGGGGTTCCTTACTTAGCAATCCAGATTTCACGAAATCATTCCTGACATGTTCGTCAACTCGGCCACGTCTTCTGTTCACGTTCGAATTCGGCGGCAAGTGGCATTTCTTCTCGTCCCCTCAGCCTCGAAATGTCGATGAGCAGATTGTAATAGCAGATTATCATATGGGTTTCTCTGGAGATTGGTACAAGGAAATTTGTCAGTCCGCCAACGGGTTTATCTATCTATACGATAAGCAGATGTTTAAGGAAAAAATTGAAAGGGTTCCTGTGATATGTAACCCTAGCACGGGTCAGAAGGTACATTTACCTATAGTGATAGCCAAGAATAACGACCTGAGAAGCTTTTTGGGGTATGATCCGATCGAGAATCAACTCAAGGTTTTGTGCATGGCTGTGGCGAAGTATAATCAACAAACTAACTCCAGAGAACATAAAGTTTTGACGTTAGGGAAAGGAAAACCATCGTGGAGAAATATCGAATGTTTGTTTCCGCATTTTCCTAAGAATTACAAAAATGGGATATGCATCAACGGGATTTTGTATTACATAGCTAGGAGCAATTTGAATACAGTGATAGCATGCTTTGATGTTAAGTACGAGAAATTTAGGTTTATACAAATAGATGAAGAGAGCTCTATCTTGACTTGGTTCTTGACGTTGATAAATTACAAGGGAAAGTTAGCTGCCCTAGTCTTTGATCAAAGTCTCCATGATCAGTTATGGGTTCTAGATGATCCTGAGAATGAGAAATGGTCGAAGCATATCTTTCATTTGCCAACTGCCGCTTTTGTGGTCATAAGATCAATTTGGGCAACTGATTCAGGTGAGATTGTTTGGGCGCCAAGTCGTTGGACCTATCCATTCTATGTCTTCTACTACAATATGGAGAGACAGAGTGTTAGAAGATTTGAGATCAAAGGAATTGAAGAGAAGGCGTTGATGGGTCATTATCGCCCTGAAGCAATCTTCACCTTCACAAACCATGTTGAGAATGTGATGTTTCTGTAATAAATCTGTGGCTGATCGCGGTTTTTTATTTCTCTCCTTTTTTGTTGTTCTCTTGTTTGTTTCTTT
Coding sequences within:
- the LOC106344939 gene encoding putative F-box protein At1g46984, which encodes MNQEKYNPVNHCKIIRRRTQSSTTSLTYVGGNLEMPPIDLIIEILQRLPAKTIAKLRCVSKQWGSLLSNPDFTKSFLTCSSTRPRLLFTFEFGGKWHFFSSPQPRNVDEQIVIADYHMGFSGDWYKEICQSANGFIYLYDKQMFKEKIERVPVICNPSTGQKVHLPIVIAKNNDLRSFLGYDPIENQLKVLCMAVAKYNQQTNSREHKVLTLGKGKPSWRNIECLFPHFPKNYKNGICINGILYYIARSNLNTVIACFDVKYEKFRFIQIDEESSILTWFLTLINYKGKLAALVFDQSLHDQLWVLDDPENEKWSKHIFHLPTAAFVVIRSIWATDSGEIVWAPSRWTYPFYVFYYNMERQSVRRFEIKGIEEKALMGHYRPEAIFTFTNHVENVMFL